TCCTGTGCGGGGCGGTGTTGCGCCTGGTGCTGGGCATGTTTGCCGATCGCACCGGCGCCAAGCGTGCCGGCATGGTCGCGCAGCTCGCCGTGATCGCTGCGCTGTTCGGTGCCTGGCAACTGGGCGTGAACAGCATGGGACAGGCGCTGCTGTTGGGTGTGCTGCTCGGTATCGCCGGTGCGTCGTTTGCGGTGGCATTGCCGCTGGCGTCGCGCTGGTATCCACCCGAGCATCAGGGCACCGCGATGGGCATCGCCGGTGCAGGCAATTCCGGCACGGTGCTGGCGGCGTTGTTCGCCCCGATGCTGGCGGCCGCCTTCGGCTATCAAAACGTGTTCGGGCTGGCGTGCATTCCGTTGGTGCTGACGCTGATCGTGTTTGCGTCGATCGCCAAGGAGGCACCGACACCGGTCGCACGCAAGCAGTGGTCCGACTACGGCCGCGTGCTGGTGGGCAACCGCGACGCGTGGCGCTTCATGTTCTTTTACGCGATCACCTTCGGAGGCTTTTCCGGCTTTGCCAGTGCGTTGCCGGGGTACTTCCACGACCAGTTCGATTTCGACGCGCGGACCGCGGGCTGGGCCACGGCGGCCTGCGTGCTGGCCGGCTCGGTGATGCGCCCGCTGGGTGGCGTGATTGCCGACCGTGTAGGCGGCACGCGTGCCTTGCTGGCGGTGTATCTGCTGGTGGCCACGCTGGTAGGCATTGCCGGGTTCGGTGCCGGCGGCGCCACCATCACGCTGGCGTTGTTCGTGCTGACGTTGTTGTGCCTGGGCGCCGGCAATGGTGCGGTGTTCCAGCTGGTGCCGCAGCGCTTCGGCCAGGATATCGGGGTGATGACCGGCTTGATCGGCATGGCCGGCGGCATCGGCGGCTTCGCGCTTGCGGCCGGGTTGGGCGTGCTCAAGCAGCACACCGGCAGCTATGCGTTGGGCATGTGGTTGTTCGCTGCATTCGCGCTTGGCGGCTGGGGCTTGCTAGCGGGCGTCAAGACCCAGTGGCGCAGCGAATGGTCCACCGCCGGCGCGGCGCGCGTCTGACATGTCGACAGGAATCCAGGCAATGAAGCAACCCAGACTCGTCGTCATCGGCAATGGCATGGCCGGCATCCGCACCGTGGAGGAGCTGCTCAAGCTGATGCCGGGCATGTACCACATCACCGTGTTCGGTGCCGAGCCGCATCCCAACTACAACCGCATCCTGCTGTCGCCGGTGCTGGCCGGCGAGCAGGAGTTCGACGACATCGTGTTGAACCGGTTGCAGTGGTACCGCGACAACGGCATCCATCTGCATTTGAACACCGAAGTCACCCGCATCGATCGCGTGCGCCGCCGGGTAATTGCCGCCGACGGCACCGAGGCCGAGTACGACCGCCTGCTGATCGCCACCGGCTCGGTGCCGTTCGTGCTGCCGATCCCGGGCAACGAGCTGAAGGGCGTGATCGGATATCGCGATATCCAGGACACCCGCACCATGATCGACACCGCGCGCAGCAAGCAGCATGCGGTGGTGATCGGTGGCGGCCTGCTTGGTCTGGAAGCGGCCAATGGCTTGAAGGTGCGCGGCATGGACGTGACCGTGGTGCACCTGGCCGGCTGGCTGCTGGAACGTCAGCTCGACCCGGTTGCGGGCAATCTGCTGCAGCAGGCACTGCGCGCACGTGGCCTGGAATTTCGCTTGAACACCGCAACCAGCGCGCTGCTCGGCAACGCGCAGCGCGAAGTGATCGGGGCCAGATTCGCCGATGGCAGCGAAATCCCGGCCGATCTGGTGGTGATGGCCGCCGGCATCCGCCCCAACACGCGCCTTGCCGAAGAAGCCGGCATCCATTGCTCGCGCGGCATCGTGGTCAACGACAGTCTGCAGAGCTTCGATCCGCGCGTGTACGCGGTGGGCGAGTGCGCAAACCATCGTGGTATCGCCTACGGCCTGGTGGCGCCGCTGTTCGAGCAGGCCAAGGTCTGCGCCAACCACCTGGCGCAGTTCGGCATCGGCATCTATCGCGGCTCGGTGGCGTCGACCAAGCTCAAGGTCACCGGCATCGATCTGTTTTCGGCCGGCGATTTCATGGGCGGCGATGGCTGCGAGGAGATCGTGTTGTCCGATCCGGCCGGCGGGGTCTACAAGAAGCTGGTGATCCGCGACGACGTGCTGGTGGGAGCCTGCCTGTATGGCGACACCAGCGATGGCGGCTGGTATTTCAAACTGCTCAAGGACGGCACGCCGATCCAGGCGCAGCGCGATCAGCTGATCTTCGGCGAAAGCGCGTTGGGCGATTCGGGCACCGGCGGCCAGGAC
The window above is part of the Xanthomonas cassavae CFBP 4642 genome. Proteins encoded here:
- a CDS encoding nitrate/nitrite transporter; this translates as MFASFLYFDLSFMVWYLLGPLQVPIAQSLGLDTQQRALMVAVPILCGAVLRLVLGMFADRTGAKRAGMVAQLAVIAALFGAWQLGVNSMGQALLLGVLLGIAGASFAVALPLASRWYPPEHQGTAMGIAGAGNSGTVLAALFAPMLAAAFGYQNVFGLACIPLVLTLIVFASIAKEAPTPVARKQWSDYGRVLVGNRDAWRFMFFYAITFGGFSGFASALPGYFHDQFDFDARTAGWATAACVLAGSVMRPLGGVIADRVGGTRALLAVYLLVATLVGIAGFGAGGATITLALFVLTLLCLGAGNGAVFQLVPQRFGQDIGVMTGLIGMAGGIGGFALAAGLGVLKQHTGSYALGMWLFAAFALGGWGLLAGVKTQWRSEWSTAGAARV